Genomic window (Heptranchias perlo isolate sHepPer1 chromosome 11, sHepPer1.hap1, whole genome shotgun sequence):
GTTTTAAGGTCAAGTACAGATGGAAATAATCTTAAAACCCTCAGTCCAGTTCCTAAATGTACTGGTGGTAGAATGGTTCCAGATGTTGGAAATATAACcagtttacataggaacaggaataggccattcagccttcgagcctgttccgccattcaattagatcatggctgatctgtacctcaactccatctacccgccttagttccatatcccttaatacccttacctaacaaaaacctatcgaactctgttttgaaattttcaattgactcaacctcatcagctttttgggggagtgtgttccagatttccactaccctttgtgtccaGGTTTCTTTAAAGGTATATTTTCTGGATCTGGTGTTAAGGCAGTTGGATTGGAGCTTAGCAACGTGTGAACAGGAAtaagccattctgcccctcgagtctgttccgccattcaattagatcatggctgatctgtatcttaacaccatttacccgccattgtgccatatcccttgatacctttacctaacaaaaatctatcgatctcagtcttgaaagctccaattgaccaagtgtccacagccttttgggggagagagcttCCACTGAGAAAAGAAATGAAAAGGACAGACATTTGAAAAGAGGGCATGTAAAGGTACCTGAGCTCATTGTTGACTGCCAGAGGCGAGATATTGGGAAGAAAGTGGAGGTTCTCATTGTACGTTCATTTTGACAGTGGAAGTTCTCGGGCATTAAATAACCTGAGTGTTTGTCTTTTTTCCAGGTGCTGTCGGCCGCTGCAGCCGCAGGTGTCTCGGTTGCGTTTGGTGCTCCCATTGGTGGCGTGCTTTTCAGCTTGGAAGAGGTTATTACACTGCACAGTGTTTTGTCCTAAATCTGCAATCTGTCCTCTATCCCAAGACATTATACAATGTAATAATCTGTTATATAAGGACTGCAGTCACAATTCCATTGAGATATAAGGATAAGCTCACCCATCCCGCTCTCCCATTGATGAACCTCACCAAAAGGGAGCATTGCTTGGAGACAGGGCTACGACAATGTAGTGTTGGTTCTGAGACCATCGCCCCTTTGTGTGTATTGGCAATGATATGTTTCATTGCATAAGTAGAATGATTAATGAAAAGGATGATCGTTATTAAATTGGTGGGAATGTTCTAGGAATAATATTGTCAGGTAGAAGCTATACAGATCACGTAATATAAATGCTACCAGCTCATTGTTTAAGGATTTGAATATTTATTTTCTTACACTGTACAAGTAATATAGGGGGCATCACAACTCAGCCTGatatcacacacacactttccagcgagGGCCATTGAAGAACAATCAGAAGTTGctgattcttttccccctctctctagtcTAGAGGGTGCGGAGGATAATTGTACTGGCCCACTGGCACCCTACCCTGATTGAACTCCGCACTGACTGGGTATCAAATTGGATATCAGGCCATCCTGGTCTGTATGCATCAGTGCAACACCGTGTAAACTCCCTGGGATGCTACTCATTAATCCTTTACGACCAAAAGCACAACCGCAGTCCAATTTAATTCAAAATCTTATTATTGTTTCTTGTTGCTTTTGATAGAGTTTTCATTCTTTTTGGTGCAGTTCCCACTAATTCCTTTGAAATGCATCACTCTCGGCCTGGTACCATGCCCAAAGTATGAAAAGCCCCTGACGGCTTATAATTCAGGTTCACCTGCAGGCAGTCTACTGAATCGAAGTCTAGTGATTGCCCAACTTGACCTGAAAATTTCCATGACTAAGCTGTGCTGATGCTTGCCTCACATTCTTCAGTTATCAATGGTACAATTTACCATTCAATTGGCTGAGAAATTCAGCTGTGCTTCACCCATTTTTCGGGGGCTAAacggcctcctaagcctccactATGGAGGGCAGAAAGTCCAAGTTCATTACAAGCTGGAAATGcatcgcccaccatattggtacagGCCAAATGATTCCCCCACCCTCGGGGGGCCACTGCTCGCTCCCCCCTGGGGGCCACCGATTGCCTCCCCCCAGATCACcactccctgcaccccccccccaccccggtcattGTCACCTTCCGacccgatcacccctcattccTCACGTACCTGAGAGCGCTGCAACTTTGAATGGCCCTCCGCCGGGTGACTAACCTGGGCGATTACACCAGCAGCTCAGCACAGCTCGCCGGCACCATGCAAATCAGGACCGAGGCTCAAAATCGAGGATGTCTCAGGTCTCACCATTCAGGTGTAGGGACCGTACCCCCAGCGCCCAAAAATGGCacgcccgaatttctaggccactgagCTAAATTACTGCTTTCGTCAATTGATTAATTGAGACGCCTGTAGAAATGAAACTGACTAATATATTTATCTAGTCCGGTCTGAGATTTTAGCAAGTGAGTCACAGCATCTATGTGCATTGAAACAAAatcatacaaaccaggaaggtcccatctttgattctcactgtgatgagtttgctgatctcagttggCGAGAGGGGCATTACAATTGATCCTGGTGCCCATCGGGATAGAGAAGAAAGAACATCACCTCCCACCAGCCAGTATCAAGCACTATTGATAGTGGGGTGGAGATATCCACTATGTAAATCTCAGAAACGTGGTGGGAGGCAGCAGAGAAggagcccctccccctcacacaaaAACCGGTGAAAATATTCTGAGGCGAGGAAAATGGAAGACACGTTATTAATGGTGGATTCTGCTGTTCTCTTTCAGGTCAGTTACTATTTCCCATTGAAGACGCTCTGGAGATCTTTCTTTGCTGCTTTGGTGGCGGCTTTCACTCTCCGTTCAATCAACCCGTTTGGTAACAGCCGGCTGGTGCTGTTTTATGTGGAGTATCACACACCCTGGTACATGGCTGAGCTGGTGCCCTTCATCCTACTTGGAGTTTTTGGAGGCCTGTGGGGAACGCTCTTCATCCGAGGGAACATTGCCTGGTGCAGGAAGCGCAAGAACACTAAGCTTGGAAGGTATCCAGTACTGGAGGTGATCGGCGTGACAGCCATCACAGCCATCCTTGCCTTTCCTAATCAGTACACAAGGCGGAGCACCAGTGAATTAATCTCCGAGCTCTTCAATGACTGTGGAGCGCTTGAATCTTCACAGCTCTGTGACTACATCAACGATCCGAACATGACGAGGCCAGTGGATGATATACCTGACAGGCCAGCAGGTGCTGGGGTCTATGCAGCTATATGGCAGTTGGCTCTAGCCCTTGTTTTCAAAATTGTTATCACCATATTTACTTTTGGTATGAAGGTGAGGATGGACAACACGAGTAGTTTTATCTAAAATGGTCTCCGCTGTATGATCCTGATAGGCACAGGACTAATTTTACTAATACGTGTTACTATTGGATCAGGGTTTCTACAGCTTGTAAAAATAGGCCAATCCCCAGGGAGGGGAATTCAGTGCCTggtcaccatccagtgactcTGACTGGAAGTGAGGACTGGACAGGGCTTGCGTATATTgctacagtagtgtagtggttatgtgacCTCAGCTCATAACTAGacaggcctagactaataatccagagaatatgagttcaaatcccacagtagcagtttgagaatttgatttcagtttaAGATAAAAATCTGGTATCATTAAAAGTGACCACAAAACTGTTGGGATTgtagttaaaaacccaactggttcactaatatcctttggggaaggaaacctgctgtccttacccagtctggcctatgtgtgactccagttacacaccgatgtggttgactcttaactgccctctgaaatggccaagcaagtcactcagttgtattagggatgggcaataaatgctggccttgccagcgatgcccacatcccgagaattaatttttaaaaaaacaagtggtTGACTAGTGTGCTGGTGCTTACTGTCAAACCACTTCTGTGAAGTAATGGAGAGTGACTGTCAACTATCCAGTGAGGGGTGAGTGCCTTCAgaaaaggagaggaggggagaaaaattggaagAACAAATTGAAGAGAAGCTAATGCGATTATTTGACTCATTCACTGTGCAATTGAATCTAGGTCAAAACAACACAAATCAAATGTACACTTCTATAGAACGCTGGTAACATTTGCTCTTTACAAGATGTTAGTGCCTAAAGTTTGTGAGTGTACACTTACTGTATAAATTACGCACATTTGCCATAGGATATGCTTCAAGTAAGATTCAAATTAACAAGATACaaaagaggagagaaaatattttttaaaatggcattATACATGGAAGAGCCTTAGGTACCTCTCAGTGATTTGGAAGATAGTGTGCTGGACTTTCTTTTGCTGTCCAGTGGGAAACTGGGCAGGAAAGCAGCAGAACATGAGGCAAAATTGGAGAGTGAGGCCTATCATTGCTTCAATGCCCTGATCTGAATTTGCCTCACTCTCCCCCGTTGGCCATTTCTTCCCTGCCCACTGCATGCAACCACcagaggtgggtgggggaggtgtggagcCCGGGTTCCTGGCCCATTTCCTTCCCATCTGCCCTTTATTCCTGCCGCTCTCTCAGGCTACCAGGTAAACCGTGGCATTAGGCCGGGGTCTCATTTGAAgcaaatggagggagagggcataCCAAGGGCTTCCTCTCCCTTCAATTGCACACCCGGTCAAGGCCTCAGTCTCAGCCGAGGCCTTCAGCCATTGTGCTGCTCCATTCTTCAGGGTCCTGTGACCCCCTTGGCTGAGGTGGTGGACGGAAGTCCCACCCTGACCTCTTTTTGTGGGGGGGGATTTGCAGGATCAAGAAAATCCAACCCAACAACCCATCAAAAGAGTTAAGATGAATTCTAAACCTCAAGAATTGAACTTGAGTCATTTATGTTGTCATCTGAACCCCCTTGATCGGATTGGGAGTTATTTGAATCTACATATAAAATAAATGATTCTAGTGAGTTGGGATTAGATGGGACTCCTCTCACACTCGACTTCCTATTACTTGCCCAGCATAGCATTGGTCTGAACTGACACCATATTCTTTGCTGCTGTTTGTTTTTGGCTGAACAGCTGTATCCATTACTGGACTATCTTTCACACCTGGTTATCTCTCAGTCAATTCGACATTCAGCAAAATAATTACAAGCCttgaaaataattatttaaaatcATTAAAAGAAAAAGTTAGCCTTTGCGGCTTGTATAGTAAACTAACGTGAAGGAATCTTATACTTTTGGTGTTAAGTCCATAACTTTGATGACATTAGTATAAAGACATAGGTCCTCCTTTATCAGCAGAAGTTTAGCAGATGTATCAAAACAGTTGAATTTTCCTGTATGATGTGGTGATTCAGGTTTTGGATTGTGTCTTCACCAAATTGTCTGTCGTCTTAGAATctcgcagcacagaaggaggctattcggcccatcgtgcctgtgccagctctttgaaagagctatccaattagtcccactcccctgctgtttcctcatagccctgcaaatttttccttttcaagtatttatccaacttttgaaagttactattgaatctgcttccaccacccttcaggcagtgcattccagatcattacaactcactgcgtaaaaaaaattctcttcatctcccctctggttctttttgccaattatcttaaatctatgtcctctggttaccgaccctcctgctaatagaaacggtttctccttatttatctcttactttatcaaaacccttcataattttgaacacctctattaaatctcccctcaaccttctctgctctaaggagaataatcttcTTTCCTACCGGTTTGTGAGCAGTCTTCGATTCCGAGTCCCTAAATAACATCCTGCACAATAGTTATACTGCGGCAGCACAATTTGCCTTTACTTGTCCCAGCTTACATTACTCTTTATAACTCATTTATACCTACTAAAAGATGAACAGACTAACTAATGAAGTACTGAATTGAACTATCAAAACAATTTGTTTCAGCTTATATACTAAGATTATTTAAACTAGGCATTACTTCAGGCAATCTGAACAATCAGTTATTCCTCGTCAAAGTTGGTATTGCCATAAAAATTGCACAAACAGGTCTGTACATTGTAGGTGTCCAGATAACTTAATCCCTGCAAGGTTCTTCATGTCTGTATTTAAGAGAACGTTACTCTACAATATTGTCAATGGTCCCATCTCCATAACTTTAAACACCACTACTATTTACCACTAAAAGGTGACAGATATTTGATTTGAATTCCTCTGTTTACTGTTTCGACATGAATACGATGATAAATACCATTAACTCACCTTGTGTTAACAGAACCCTATAATATATTACATAGTGAAAGGATATGTCATGTCGTTTTATTCTCATTGTTTCTGCAGATGCCATCAGGACTGTTTATTCCGAGTATGGCTGTCGGGGCAATAGCTGGCAGAATGGTTGGCATAGGTGTGGAGCAAATGGCCTATCACCACCATGACTGGTTCATCTTCAGGAGCTGGTGTAGGCCAGGAGCTGACTGTGTCACACCAGGGCTGTACGCTATGGTTGGGGCTGCTGCTTGCCTTGGTGAGTGATGCCTGATGGACTGTTGACAAGTAGCTATTGAGAGAAATGTTATTCTGCAGCAAAGCCAAAGTATTTATACCTGAATTGAACATTTTTACTGATCCCTTTCAGAATCTCATGATAGCGATCTGAAAGGTAACTTGCTAATTATCGGGTAGCACTGTCAAATGGTAGGACAAGGTTTTTCAGCCGTAGTTCTCCATTGAAGGGAAGTCTATGCTCAGCCGCGCTTCCAGGTAGGTACTGAACTTACCTGGTGCTTGCCTAAAGGAAGATAGGGAAAAGCAGCTGGTGAGTCTCCCCGGTTGGCTCCATTGGTggcaatcttgcctctgagtcagaaggttgtgggtccataGTCCCAGTCCAGAgtccatacttgctctcgaggcagtacaaagaaggttcactcggttaatcccggggatgagggggcggacatatgaggagaggttgagtagattgggactctactcattggagttcagaagaatgagaggcgatcttattgaaacatataagattgtgaaggggcttgatcgggtggatgcagtaaggatgttcccaaagatgggtgaaactagaactagggggcataatcttagaataaggggctgctctttcaaaactgagatgaggagaaacttcttcactcagagggtggtcggtctgtggaatttgctgccccaggaagctgtggaagcaacatcattagataaatttaaaacagaaatagacagtttcctagaagtaaagggaattaggggttatggggagcgggcaggaaattggacatgaagctgagttcggatcggtcaatgccctgtgggtggcggagagggcccaggggctatgtggccgggtcctgctccgacttcttgtgttctttagatttgtggttgggatcagatcagccatgatcttattgaatggcggagcaggctcgaggggccgattggcctactcctgctccaatttcttatgttcttatgttctaaatccaggctgacacaccagtgcactactgagggagtgctgcactgttggaggtgccgtctttcggatgagatgttaaactgaggccctgtctgccctctcaggtggacataaaagatcccatggcactatttgaagaagagcagggaagttctcccaggcgtcctggccaatatttatccctcaaccaacacgtaaaatagattatctgatcattcttctcattgctgtatttatgggaccttgctgtgtgagaaTTGGCGGCCatttttcctacatttcaacagtggctacatttcaaaagttcttaattggctgtaatgtgctttgggacatcctgaggttgtgaaagatgctttataaatgcaagcctttctttcttggtTGAGGCACAACAATGGAATTAGCAAAGGTCTGGGAGGAGGTTGGTTTCCAGGGAAATTGGTGGTAGACCcaagaaggggggaggggaggagagaataaATATCACATAGTGAAAATAAATGAGAAAACATTGCTTCAAGAATGACCGTGCATTTTTATAGTGAGTTTTGTGTTCTCAGGAtatttcaaagcactttacagccaatgaactttgaagtgtaatcagtGTTGTTTTGTTGCCAAATGTGGTGGTCAATTTGcacacataagaacagaagaaataggagcaggagtaggccatacggcccctcgagcctgctctgctattcaatcagatcatggctgatcttcaacctcaactccactttcctgcccttgattcccctagagtccaaaaatctatcgatctcagccttgtatatattcaacgactcagcatccacagccctctggggcagagaactccaaagattcacaaccctctgagtgaagaagtttctcctcacctcagtcctaaatggccgaccccttatcctgagattattccccctagttctagactcttcagccaggggatacaacctctcagcatctaccctgtcaagcccactcagaattttgtatgtttcaatgagatcacctctcattcttctaaactccagagagtataggcccattctactcacagcaagatctcacaaacggcaatgagatacataagtagataatctgtttttggtgctgttagctgagggataaatattatcaTGATCTGGATAacttggagaactcccctgctcttcttcaaatagtgccacagggtcttttatgtccacctgagaaggcagagggggccttggtttaacatctcaatcaAAAGACGGTACCTATaactgtgcagcactcactcagtactgcactgaagtgtcagcctgaattatgttttcaaatccttgaactcacaacttgtggactcagaggtgagagtgctaccactgagccaagtctaaCACTACAGTATAGGCATTAGTACATCATAGGAATATTGTGTAAACTGGACTGTTGCCGCCTCTAATATGTGAGGTTATAACTAtttcataacaacttgcatttatacagtgcctttaatgtagtaaaatgtcccaatgcgcttcacaggattgtaatcagacaaaagaaacattttcaccgagccaaagaaggagagaggtgaccaaaagcttggccaaagaggtagattttaagtagcgacttaaaggaggagagacaggtagaggcagagaggtttagggagggaattccagagcttaggacctagacagctgaaggcattgcCACAAATGGTGGaataaaggaagtgggggatgcgtaagaggccagagtttgaggagtgcagagatcttggagggttgtagggctggaggaggttacagagatagggaggggtaaggccatggagggatttgaacataaggataagaattttaaagaaCACTGTGCCTGCCATATCATATTTATGCTTGTCAAGTCTCCATTTTAAATGTGAAGTTTAAAAGTGTCTCTCATTCTACCTGTTGATAATGTTGCCTGCAGGTGGAGTTACTCGAATGACGGTGTCTCTGGTTGTGATCATGTTTGAGCTAACCGGGGGTTTGGAGTACATTGTACCTTTAATGGCTGCAGCAGTGACCAGCAAGTGGGTGGCAGACGCCTTTGGGAAAGTAGGTATCTACGAGGCGCACATACACTTGAACGGCTACCCCTTCCTGGATTCAAAGGACGAGTTCAGGCACAGAACACTGGCAACTGATGTCATGAAGCCGAGACGCACTGAACCTCCCCTCTCAGTCCTGGCCCAAGGCAGTATGACAGTGGAGGATGTGGAGACCCTTATTAAAGAGACAGACTACAATGGCTTCCCTGTTGTTGTCACTAAGGAATCGGAGCGGCTGATTGGCTTTGTCCTCAGACGAGATCTCATTCTCGCTATAAGTGAGTTTTACAGCTTTGTAGCTAATTGTTATTTTTTATAGACTTGGCATCGACATCAGCACAATTTGACATTCTGAGCCTGACAGCTTTTTTTGAATCTTCTAAGTTGAAGCAagtctttggctcagtggtagcattcctgccttctgagtcagaaggtgcagggttcaaaccccactccagacagtcctggtaagtggagactggagctccaggctCTGAATTCTGAGTTGATATTTGGTGGGTGTGGATGGACCCCATCatcatatgggttgtgggagcctctaaaaccctcctgctgtacaggacTAACCATCCTATCGTGCTggtaaagatggttacggccatggaaggagcattcatatcacagcctgtcagactgttaatcaggccaagaatccttccactacttcacactgttctccaaggggagggtgtgaagatatgaaaacatACAACACTTTAAGATTAAATTGGAAATATGacaccaacctagaaaactagctgACTGGAAACGTCAAAATAAAGCTGACAATACAAGAATGCCCCGTTTCACACGTTTATGTGTGAAAATAAAAGTTGCATGGGATTTATTACTAATCTCTAGCtatgttgttcactatttacatcaacgatttggacctAGAATTGGAAGtataatatcaaaatttgcggatgacaccaaattgggaggtacaGTTATTATTGAGGAAGACTGTGATAAAATACAAGCTTGCAGAAtatatgtaaatggcaaatgaatttcaatgtatgaAAGTGTGAGGttataccaggcaatgaccatcgctaacaagagagagtctaaccacctccccttgacattcaacggcattaccatcgccgaatcccccactatcaacatcctgggggtcactattgatcagaaacttaactggaccagccacataaatactgtggctacgagagcaggtcagaggctgggtattctgcggcgagtgactcacctcctgactccccaaagcctttccaccatctacaaggcacaagtcaggagtgtgacggaatactctccacttgcctggatgagtgcagctccaacaacactcaagaagctcgacaccatccaggataaagcagcccgcttgattggcaccccatccaccaccctaaacattcactcccttcaccactggcgcactgtggctgcagtgtgtaccatccacaggatgcactgcagcaactcgccaaggcttcttcgacagcacctcccaaacccgcgacctctaccacctagaaggacaagggcagcaggcacatgggaacaacaccacctgcac
Coding sequences:
- the clcn4 gene encoding H(+)/Cl(-) exchange transporter 4 isoform X2 gives rise to the protein MTDLKEGVCLAGFWFSHEQCCWTSNETTFEDRDKCPQWKTWSELLASQSEGGSAYILNYLMYVLWALTFAFLGVSLVKVFAPYACGSGIPEIKTILSGFIIRGYLGKWTLLIKTVTLVLAVSSGLSLGKEGPLVHVACCCGNLFCCLFSKYSKNEGKRREVSYYFPLKTLWRSFFAALVAAFTLRSINPFGNSRLVLFYVEYHTPWYMAELVPFILLGVFGGLWGTLFIRGNIAWCRKRKNTKLGRYPVLEVIGVTAITAILAFPNQYTRRSTSELISELFNDCGALESSQLCDYINDPNMTRPVDDIPDRPAGAGVYAAIWQLALALVFKIVITIFTFGMKMPSGLFIPSMAVGAIAGRMVGIGVEQMAYHHHDWFIFRSWCRPGADCVTPGLYAMVGAAACLGGVTRMTVSLVVIMFELTGGLEYIVPLMAAAVTSKWVADAFGKVGIYEAHIHLNGYPFLDSKDEFRHRTLATDVMKPRRTEPPLSVLAQGSMTVEDVETLIKETDYNGFPVVVTKESERLIGFVLRRDLILAIKNARKIQDGVVSNSIVYFTEDPPPLPGNSPCPLKLRRILNLSPFTVTDHTPMETVVDIFRKLGLRQCLVTRSGRLLGILTKKDVLRHMAQMANQDPESIMFN
- the clcn4 gene encoding H(+)/Cl(-) exchange transporter 4 isoform X1; protein product: MVTGGEMNGSGNLMDFLDESVPEVGMYEDFHTIDWLREKSRDTDRHRKITSRSKESLWERIKGLLDAWSGWVVMLLIGLLAGTLAGVIDLVVDWMTDLKEGVCLAGFWFSHEQCCWTSNETTFEDRDKCPQWKTWSELLASQSEGGSAYILNYLMYVLWALTFAFLGVSLVKVFAPYACGSGIPEIKTILSGFIIRGYLGKWTLLIKTVTLVLAVSSGLSLGKEGPLVHVACCCGNLFCCLFSKYSKNEGKRREVLSAAAAAGVSVAFGAPIGGVLFSLEEVSYYFPLKTLWRSFFAALVAAFTLRSINPFGNSRLVLFYVEYHTPWYMAELVPFILLGVFGGLWGTLFIRGNIAWCRKRKNTKLGRYPVLEVIGVTAITAILAFPNQYTRRSTSELISELFNDCGALESSQLCDYINDPNMTRPVDDIPDRPAGAGVYAAIWQLALALVFKIVITIFTFGMKMPSGLFIPSMAVGAIAGRMVGIGVEQMAYHHHDWFIFRSWCRPGADCVTPGLYAMVGAAACLGGVTRMTVSLVVIMFELTGGLEYIVPLMAAAVTSKWVADAFGKVGIYEAHIHLNGYPFLDSKDEFRHRTLATDVMKPRRTEPPLSVLAQGSMTVEDVETLIKETDYNGFPVVVTKESERLIGFVLRRDLILAIKNARKIQDGVVSNSIVYFTEDPPPLPGNSPCPLKLRRILNLSPFTVTDHTPMETVVDIFRKLGLRQCLVTRSGRLLGILTKKDVLRHMAQMANQDPESIMFN